In one Anaerolineales bacterium genomic region, the following are encoded:
- a CDS encoding alpha/beta hydrolase — MIRNGDRKKPWLRAAVLGTASILLLATALIAYANYAYHRVPPADLPCRQCTGEARAVSIGGFDLFYRELGPADDPAPVVLLHGGPGHSSLSFKQGFDFLAPDRRVVYYDQRGSGNSQIRPDPSLYTIEQLVEELDGLRRDILRAEKIVLVGHSAGGALAQRYALAHPDRVERMILVGSIRINNGIGIPLLWDVFGPLLYAAGPGLPPADPQAADAWFAGLLLATSLPRLHDPAKRSLIEDSGYVSFATWREVSRSLGGTDYTAALQELYVKTLVLYGSADADATGKTAAEAICGLLPDCLLAGFDRSGHWPFLEEPESFQSTVLSFLSE; from the coding sequence ATGATCCGAAACGGCGATCGAAAAAAACCTTGGTTGCGTGCCGCAGTCTTGGGAACGGCAAGCATTCTGCTCCTTGCAACGGCGCTCATCGCTTACGCCAACTACGCCTACCACCGCGTACCGCCGGCGGATCTTCCCTGCCGGCAGTGCACGGGCGAAGCCCGTGCGGTTTCCATCGGGGGGTTCGACCTGTTCTACCGGGAACTCGGTCCGGCCGATGATCCGGCGCCGGTCGTCCTGTTGCACGGCGGACCGGGCCATTCCAGCCTTTCCTTTAAACAGGGGTTTGATTTCCTGGCTCCCGACCGACGGGTGGTGTACTACGACCAGCGCGGATCCGGAAATTCGCAGATCCGGCCCGATCCGTCGCTCTACACCATCGAGCAACTGGTCGAAGAGTTGGACGGCCTTCGCCGGGATATCCTCCGCGCGGAGAAAATCGTCCTCGTCGGCCATTCGGCCGGCGGCGCGCTGGCCCAGCGGTATGCCCTGGCGCATCCGGATCGCGTCGAGCGCATGATTCTGGTCGGCTCGATCCGGATCAACAACGGCATCGGCATCCCGCTGTTGTGGGATGTTTTCGGCCCCCTGTTGTACGCCGCCGGTCCCGGCCTGCCGCCCGCCGATCCCCAAGCCGCCGACGCTTGGTTTGCCGGACTGCTGCTTGCCACATCGCTTCCGCGGCTGCATGACCCGGCAAAGCGATCCCTGATTGAGGATTCCGGATATGTTTCCTTCGCGACCTGGCGCGAAGTCTCGCGCTCGTTGGGCGGAACGGATTACACCGCAGCGCTCCAGGAGCTGTATGTAAAGACGCTTGTTCTGTACGGTTCGGCCGATGCGGACGCCACCGGGAAGACCGCGGCGGAGGCCATCTGCGGGCTGCTGCCGGATTGCCTGCTGGCCGGTTTCGACCGCAGCGGGCATTGGCCTTTTCTTGAGGAGCCGGAATCATTCCAATCGACCGTCCTCTCCTTCCTCTCCGAATGA
- a CDS encoding zinc ribbon domain-containing protein: MAKIEFTQNYSDLSTDTGFQFEFNCDRCGTGFRTEFQAYAMGTVAGALDTASSLFGGVFGQAADLGERVRSAGWQKAHDAAFARAMQDLKPDFIQCPRYSSWVCRKSCWNTSKGLCKECAPDLGVEMAAAQSSRTTEEIWAHSKMAEEDREMLKEKSWREGVRATCPKCNAPLAKNAKFCPECGAKIKAEAHCTQCGAKLKPGAKFCAECGAKVGER; encoded by the coding sequence ATGGCCAAAATCGAGTTCACCCAAAACTACTCCGACCTCTCGACCGACACCGGGTTCCAATTCGAGTTCAACTGCGACCGCTGCGGCACGGGCTTCCGGACCGAGTTCCAGGCCTACGCGATGGGAACCGTCGCCGGCGCGCTGGATACGGCCAGCTCGCTGTTCGGCGGCGTGTTCGGCCAGGCGGCCGACCTCGGGGAGCGGGTGCGCTCCGCCGGCTGGCAGAAGGCCCACGATGCGGCTTTCGCCCGGGCGATGCAGGATCTTAAACCGGATTTCATCCAGTGCCCGCGCTACTCTTCTTGGGTCTGCCGTAAAAGCTGTTGGAACACTTCGAAGGGTCTGTGCAAGGAGTGCGCCCCCGACCTGGGCGTGGAGATGGCCGCGGCTCAATCCAGCCGCACGACCGAGGAGATTTGGGCGCACTCCAAAATGGCCGAAGAAGACCGCGAGATGCTGAAGGAGAAGAGCTGGCGCGAGGGCGTGCGCGCCACCTGCCCGAAGTGCAACGCGCCGCTGGCGAAAAACGCCAAATTCTGCCCCGAGTGCGGCGCGAAGATCAAAGCCGAAGCCCACTGCACGCAGTGCGGCGCCAAACTCAAGCCCGGGGCGAAATTCTGCGCCGAGTGCGGGGCCAAGGTGGGCGAACGGTAA
- a CDS encoding MFS transporter translates to MPNDSGTTSRSPIKRVLALRDFRLLFAGTAASILGDQFYLIATPWLVLQMTDDPLALGIVIALGGIPRAVMMLLGGAVTDRFSPRVVMIAADILRLAFTGLLAMAVFSGEVQIWMLYAVSLGFGIVAGFAIPAGNSIVPLLVEDCDLQAGNSVILGTTQIAGFVGPTLAGLTIGGLSESLLGVGLAYAVDAASFAASAVALLLMISGRNHPAAAIAEERNGIWASILMGMKYLWDDRALRLLFMVVTAVNFLIIGPVLVGIPVLANNYLPEGAVAYGLLMSAVAGGNLAGYVLAAQLPRPNGRILRIALLAGLAVFGAAIGSLGFLRSTPALIAIMCMLGLGNGYLVIMALTWFQSRTPREMLGRMMSMVMLSIAGMSPVSQALSGAVIKWDIAVLFIAAGIGLILVPIWASRQPELKTLSESFLRDLEQGSAAQ, encoded by the coding sequence ATGCCAAACGATTCCGGCACGACCTCACGAAGCCCGATTAAGCGAGTCCTGGCCTTGCGGGATTTCCGGCTGTTGTTCGCCGGCACGGCCGCCTCGATCCTCGGGGACCAGTTCTATCTCATCGCCACGCCCTGGCTGGTGCTGCAGATGACCGACGATCCGCTGGCGTTGGGGATCGTTATCGCCTTGGGCGGGATTCCGCGAGCGGTGATGATGCTGCTCGGCGGCGCGGTCACCGACAGGTTTTCGCCGCGCGTGGTGATGATCGCCGCCGACATTCTGCGACTGGCCTTCACCGGCCTGCTGGCGATGGCCGTGTTCAGCGGGGAGGTTCAGATCTGGATGCTGTACGCGGTCTCCCTGGGATTCGGGATCGTCGCCGGTTTCGCGATCCCGGCCGGCAACAGCATCGTCCCCCTGCTGGTGGAGGACTGCGACCTGCAGGCGGGTAACTCCGTCATCCTCGGAACCACCCAAATCGCGGGGTTTGTCGGCCCGACTCTGGCCGGACTGACGATCGGCGGGCTGTCGGAATCCCTGCTCGGAGTCGGTCTGGCGTACGCCGTCGACGCCGCCAGCTTCGCCGCGTCGGCCGTGGCCCTGCTGCTCATGATCTCCGGGCGGAACCATCCGGCGGCCGCCATTGCGGAGGAGCGGAACGGCATCTGGGCTTCCATTTTAATGGGGATGAAATACCTCTGGGACGACCGGGCTTTGCGCCTGCTGTTTATGGTGGTCACGGCGGTGAACTTTCTGATCATCGGGCCGGTGCTGGTCGGAATTCCTGTGTTGGCCAATAATTATTTGCCGGAGGGCGCGGTGGCGTACGGCCTGTTGATGTCGGCCGTGGCCGGGGGCAATTTGGCCGGCTACGTCCTGGCCGCCCAACTGCCGCGGCCGAACGGACGGATTCTGCGGATCGCCCTGCTGGCCGGTTTGGCTGTTTTCGGGGCGGCCATCGGATCGCTCGGATTTCTCCGCTCCACCCCGGCGCTGATTGCGATCATGTGCATGCTGGGATTGGGGAACGGGTACCTGGTGATCATGGCCTTGACCTGGTTCCAGTCGCGCACCCCGCGCGAGATGCTCGGCCGGATGATGAGCATGGTCATGCTGTCAATCGCCGGTATGAGCCCCGTCTCCCAGGCCCTATCCGGCGCGGTCATCAAATGGGACATCGCGGTTTTGTTCATTGCGGCGGGGATCGGGCTGATCCTGGTGCCGATCTGGGCTTCCCGCCAGCCGGAATTAAAAACCCTCAGCGAGAGTTTCCTGCGGGATCTGGAGCAAGGATCCGCGGCGCAGTGA
- a CDS encoding DUF1361 domain-containing protein, with product MENAASPDAPAASAPAAKPEVGRFSCLHQGLLVFTMVVCSGVSVLLWFIRAAKSDSTVYASLNFNLFLAWIPAVFALIAYNAYRKGSCVGAVVALGCAAIWLLFFPNAPYLITDLVHLRPREEEMPYWFDQILYMAFSFAGCYLGMVSLILMQGIVKRALGTVLSWLFALAAIVAAGFGIYIGRFLRFNSWDLLVNPKPLLKEILDWIRHPRSNSDAFIFSLTFSLFFTAIYFVVVAILNLRRAERKE from the coding sequence ATGGAAAACGCCGCTTCGCCGGATGCCCCCGCCGCTTCCGCCCCCGCCGCTAAACCGGAGGTCGGACGCTTCTCCTGCCTGCACCAGGGATTGCTGGTATTCACCATGGTCGTCTGCAGCGGGGTGAGCGTCCTGCTGTGGTTCATCCGCGCGGCCAAATCGGATTCGACGGTCTACGCTTCGCTTAATTTCAACCTCTTCCTGGCCTGGATCCCGGCGGTGTTCGCACTCATCGCCTACAACGCCTACCGCAAGGGATCCTGCGTCGGCGCGGTCGTCGCGCTCGGCTGCGCGGCTATCTGGCTGCTCTTCTTCCCCAACGCGCCGTACCTGATCACCGATCTGGTGCACCTCCGGCCGCGGGAGGAGGAGATGCCTTACTGGTTCGATCAGATCCTGTATATGGCATTTTCCTTCGCCGGCTGCTACCTGGGCATGGTCTCGCTGATCCTCATGCAGGGCATCGTCAAGCGGGCGCTCGGGACGGTCCTGAGTTGGCTGTTCGCCCTCGCGGCGATCGTCGCCGCCGGATTCGGGATCTACATCGGCCGCTTCCTGCGCTTCAATTCCTGGGATCTGTTGGTGAATCCCAAACCCCTTCTGAAGGAAATCCTGGATTGGATCCGCCACCCGCGTTCGAATTCAGACGCCTTTATCTTCTCGCTGACCTTCTCGCTGTTCTTCACAGCGATCTACTTCGTGGTGGTGGCGATCCTCAACCTGCGGAGGGCGGAAAGGAAAGAATAA
- a CDS encoding glutamate-5-semialdehyde dehydrogenase has protein sequence MSVDIPDLGKRAKAAAALMAKAPTDQKNAALAELAARMRTDRLSILDANAKDVAAAKAAGLAEGLIDRLTLTPARLEGIAADLQKVIDLPDPVGERFDESLRPGGLRLWRQRVPLGVLGVIYESRPNVTVDVAGLAIKTGNAAILRGGSETIHSNRGLIAAVRRALQKAGLPGDAVLFVDDPDRARVTEMLALDEAIDMIIPRGGASLHKFCRANSRIPVITGGVGICHLYVEQSADLARSVEVIRNAKIQRPSVCNALDTVLAERPIAGKLLPMVVARLEQDGVTFRAHENAIPFLGNPLPASVRPAGPEDFDTEWMSLVLGLKVVEGLDEAIEHIARHSQNHSDGILTEDKEHAARFTAEVDSAAVYVNASTRFTDGAQFGLGAEVAISTQRLHARGPMGLRELTTYKWVGEGDYLARP, from the coding sequence ATGTCGGTTGACATCCCCGATCTCGGTAAGCGGGCCAAGGCCGCCGCAGCCTTGATGGCCAAGGCGCCGACCGATCAAAAGAATGCGGCCCTCGCGGAACTCGCCGCGCGGATGCGCACGGACCGTCTGTCGATTCTGGACGCCAACGCCAAAGACGTCGCCGCGGCGAAGGCCGCCGGCCTGGCCGAAGGGCTGATCGACCGGCTGACGCTCACCCCGGCGCGCCTGGAAGGCATCGCCGCCGACCTGCAGAAGGTGATCGACCTGCCCGACCCGGTCGGTGAGCGCTTCGACGAGAGCCTGCGTCCCGGCGGGCTGCGCCTGTGGCGTCAGCGCGTCCCGCTCGGCGTGCTCGGCGTGATCTACGAATCCCGCCCCAACGTCACCGTCGACGTCGCCGGCCTGGCGATCAAGACCGGCAACGCCGCGATCCTCCGCGGCGGCAGCGAAACAATCCATTCAAACCGCGGGCTCATCGCCGCGGTCCGCCGGGCCCTGCAAAAAGCCGGCCTGCCCGGCGACGCGGTGCTCTTTGTCGACGACCCGGACCGCGCCCGCGTCACCGAAATGCTCGCGCTCGACGAAGCGATCGACATGATCATCCCCCGGGGAGGGGCGAGCCTGCACAAATTCTGCCGCGCCAACAGCCGCATCCCGGTCATCACCGGCGGGGTGGGGATCTGCCACCTGTATGTCGAGCAAAGCGCCGACCTCGCCCGCTCGGTGGAGGTGATCCGCAACGCCAAGATCCAACGCCCCTCGGTGTGCAACGCGCTGGATACGGTCCTGGCGGAGCGCCCCATCGCGGGCAAGCTGCTCCCGATGGTGGTGGCGCGGCTGGAGCAGGACGGCGTGACGTTCCGCGCCCACGAAAACGCGATTCCCTTCCTCGGCAATCCCCTGCCGGCCTCGGTGCGGCCGGCCGGGCCGGAGGATTTCGACACCGAGTGGATGTCGCTGGTCCTCGGGCTCAAGGTGGTGGAGGGGCTCGACGAAGCGATCGAGCACATCGCGCGGCATTCGCAGAACCACTCCGACGGGATTCTCACCGAGGACAAGGAGCACGCGGCGCGCTTCACGGCCGAGGTGGATTCGGCCGCCGTGTACGTCAACGCCAGCACGCGCTTCACCGACGGCGCGCAATTCGGGCTGGGCGCGGAAGTGGCCATCTCCACCCAGCGGCTGCACGCCCGCGGCCCGATGGGCCTGCGCGAACTGACCACCTACAAATGGGTCGGCGAAGGGGATTACCTGGCCCGCCCCTGA
- a CDS encoding TetR/AcrR family transcriptional regulator — translation MAADTREKILQVAAKLIVRQGYTATSVNQIARDTGIGKATVYHHFPDKRAIVTALLERNSGRLRAVLADRKAERDPRRQIESVALAAVRMRSETFDLFQVIRREVPDSRPVLHAQLASFLEVYMREVTKAIGGGIRRGMFRPVDPAQAARALLAMITGLYVQIYLGAGSFPDPEKTIRSMLEIFFRGIESRGRGKRMTTERT, via the coding sequence ATGGCCGCCGACACCCGCGAAAAAATCCTCCAGGTCGCAGCCAAATTGATCGTCCGCCAAGGGTATACGGCCACTTCGGTCAACCAGATCGCGCGCGATACCGGTATCGGCAAGGCCACCGTCTACCACCATTTCCCCGACAAACGCGCCATCGTGACGGCGCTCCTGGAGCGTAACTCGGGCCGGCTCCGCGCCGTCCTGGCGGACAGGAAGGCCGAGCGGGATCCGCGGCGGCAGATCGAATCCGTCGCCCTGGCCGCCGTACGAATGCGCAGCGAAACCTTCGATCTGTTCCAGGTGATCCGCCGCGAAGTCCCCGACAGCCGGCCCGTGCTCCACGCCCAGCTGGCTTCCTTCCTGGAAGTCTATATGCGCGAGGTGACCAAGGCGATCGGGGGGGGAATCCGGCGCGGCATGTTCCGGCCGGTGGATCCCGCCCAGGCGGCACGTGCGCTGCTGGCGATGATCACCGGGTTGTACGTGCAGATCTACCTGGGCGCCGGTTCGTTCCCCGATCCGGAAAAAACGATCCGGTCGATGCTGGAGATCTTCTTCCGGGGAATTGAATCCCGTGGACGGGGGAAGCGGATGACGACAGAAAGGACCTGA
- a CDS encoding GNAT family N-acetyltransferase, translating into MPEELLVRAFQPRDQPAAKALILGGLRERWNRLDPSKNPDLDDIAAAYGRGAFLVAVLGGQIVATGALAFHPQRVAEIRRMSVRRDLRRRGIGGAILRRLIADARSAGCRRVILETTSEWTDAVAFYRGSGFAVTHHRGGNTHFQLELNPGPASVV; encoded by the coding sequence ATGCCGGAGGAATTGCTTGTCCGCGCCTTCCAACCCCGGGATCAACCCGCCGCCAAAGCCCTGATCCTCGGAGGATTGCGTGAACGCTGGAACAGACTAGATCCGAGCAAGAATCCCGACCTCGACGACATCGCCGCCGCGTACGGCCGCGGGGCGTTTCTGGTCGCCGTTCTCGGCGGGCAAATCGTCGCAACCGGGGCGTTGGCCTTTCATCCGCAGCGCGTGGCGGAAATCCGGCGCATGTCCGTCCGCCGCGATCTGCGCCGGCGCGGGATCGGCGGCGCGATCCTCCGCCGGCTGATCGCGGATGCCCGCTCCGCCGGCTGCCGCCGGGTGATCCTCGAGACCACCTCGGAATGGACCGACGCGGTCGCCTTCTACCGCGGGAGCGGATTCGCCGTCACCCACCATCGGGGGGGAAATACGCACTTCCAACTGGAGCTCAATCCCGGACCGGCTTCTGTGGTATAA
- the proB gene encoding glutamate 5-kinase, with protein MAFHRIVVKLGTSTLTAGTPRLSMPYLVDIARQLAALRAKGTGVVLVTSGAMAAGRERLGFPSLPKGLPAKQMLAAIGQPRLMALYEQVFGMFGLVPAQVLLTRADLSERRRYLNSRNTLTALLDYGAVPVINENDTVATEEIRIGENDNLSALAANLIDADLLLLLTDQSGLYTADPRSDPEAILVNEVSEPEIPEALWKAAGGTDSGLGTGGMLTKLQAADLARRSGTTVIIASGDTPDVLLRAAAGDAVGTRFRPVATSVESRKRYILAGGRAAGSVRLDSGAVKALAHGSSLLPVGVNSVDGSFERGDSIRVLDPDGKEIARGIANYGSGELSRIIGKKSDEIESILGFNFGDEVIHRNDLVLL; from the coding sequence ATGGCGTTCCATCGGATTGTCGTAAAGCTCGGCACCTCCACCCTCACCGCCGGCACACCCCGACTCTCCATGCCCTACCTGGTCGACATCGCCCGCCAGCTCGCGGCGCTCAGGGCCAAGGGGACGGGCGTGGTCCTGGTCACCTCCGGCGCGATGGCCGCCGGGCGCGAACGGCTGGGGTTTCCCTCCCTGCCCAAGGGCCTGCCCGCCAAACAGATGCTCGCCGCCATCGGCCAGCCGCGGCTGATGGCCCTCTACGAGCAGGTCTTCGGCATGTTCGGGCTGGTGCCGGCGCAGGTTCTGCTGACCCGCGCCGACCTGTCCGAGCGCCGCCGCTACCTCAATTCGCGCAACACCCTCACCGCCCTGCTCGATTACGGCGCCGTCCCGGTAATCAACGAAAACGACACCGTCGCCACCGAGGAGATCCGCATCGGCGAGAACGACAACCTCTCGGCGCTGGCGGCCAACCTGATTGACGCCGACCTGCTGCTGCTGCTCACCGACCAGAGCGGCCTCTACACCGCCGATCCGCGCTCCGACCCGGAGGCGATCCTGGTGAATGAGGTAAGCGAGCCGGAAATCCCGGAGGCGCTGTGGAAGGCCGCCGGCGGCACCGACAGCGGCCTGGGGACCGGCGGGATGCTGACCAAGCTTCAGGCGGCGGACCTTGCCCGCCGCTCAGGGACCACGGTGATCATCGCCTCGGGGGATACACCCGACGTGCTGTTGCGCGCGGCCGCCGGCGACGCCGTCGGCACCCGTTTCCGGCCGGTGGCCACCTCGGTCGAGAGCCGCAAGCGCTACATCCTCGCCGGCGGGAGGGCCGCCGGGTCGGTGAGGCTGGATTCCGGCGCGGTCAAGGCGTTGGCGCACGGCAGCTCGCTGCTCCCGGTCGGCGTGAATTCCGTCGACGGCTCGTTCGAACGCGGCGATTCGATCCGCGTCCTCGACCCGGACGGCAAGGAAATCGCCCGCGGTATCGCCAACTACGGCTCGGGCGAACTGTCACGGATCATCGGGAAAAAATCCGACGAGATCGAATCGATCCTCGGGTTCAACTTCGGCGACGAGGTGATCCACCGCAACGATTTGGTGTTGCTGTGA
- the prfA gene encoding peptide chain release factor 1: MLEKLAGIVSRYEELQRMMAEHAQDYARVAALARERAEIEPLVAKYREFRRAGDSLSQAKAMLTDPDPEFRAMAEGEAADLEPKIAALEKELKSLLLPRDPRDTRNVIVEIRAGTGGEEAALFAADLFRMYSRYAEKHNWKSEILSQSDTGIGGFKEIIFELKGQGAYSRLKFESGVHRVQRVPVTESSGRIHTSTATVAVLAQVDEVEIAIPEKDIKMEVYRSSGAGGQNVQKNSTAVRLTHVPTGMVVQCQDERSQLQNRMRAMAILRARLYEIEEEKRRSEIENARRSQVGRADRSEKIRTYNFPQSRITDHRIGFSLHNMAAVMDGEIEPFIEELTLRDETERLQAAGEA; the protein is encoded by the coding sequence ATGCTGGAAAAATTGGCGGGCATCGTATCCCGCTACGAGGAACTGCAGCGGATGATGGCCGAGCACGCGCAGGATTACGCGCGCGTGGCTGCGTTGGCCCGCGAGCGGGCCGAAATCGAACCGTTGGTGGCGAAATACCGCGAGTTCCGGCGCGCCGGGGATTCCCTTTCCCAAGCCAAGGCCATGCTGACGGATCCGGACCCCGAATTCCGGGCGATGGCCGAGGGCGAGGCCGCGGACCTCGAGCCGAAAATTGCAGCGCTGGAAAAAGAGCTGAAATCCCTGCTCCTCCCCCGGGATCCGCGCGACACACGAAACGTGATTGTGGAGATCCGGGCCGGGACCGGAGGCGAGGAGGCGGCGCTGTTCGCCGCCGACCTGTTTCGGATGTACAGCCGCTATGCGGAGAAGCACAATTGGAAGTCGGAGATCCTCTCCCAATCCGACACGGGGATCGGCGGATTCAAGGAAATCATTTTCGAGTTGAAAGGCCAAGGCGCCTATTCGCGGCTGAAGTTCGAATCCGGCGTGCACCGAGTCCAGCGCGTGCCGGTGACCGAATCTTCGGGCCGGATCCACACCTCCACCGCCACCGTCGCCGTGCTGGCCCAGGTCGACGAAGTGGAGATCGCCATCCCCGAGAAAGACATTAAGATGGAGGTCTACCGCTCCTCGGGTGCGGGCGGACAGAACGTGCAGAAGAACTCCACCGCGGTGCGGCTGACGCACGTGCCCACCGGGATGGTGGTGCAGTGCCAGGACGAGCGCTCCCAACTGCAGAACCGCATGCGGGCGATGGCCATTCTCCGCGCGCGGCTGTACGAAATCGAGGAGGAGAAGCGCCGCTCCGAGATCGAAAACGCCCGCCGGTCGCAGGTGGGCAGAGCGGATCGCTCCGAGAAAATCCGCACCTACAACTTTCCGCAGTCGCGCATCACCGACCACCGGATCGGTTTTTCCCTGCACAACATGGCCGCCGTGATGGACGGCGAGATCGAGCCCTTCATTGAGGAGCTTACGCTGCGCGACGAGACCGAGCGGCTGCAGGCCGCCGGCGAAGCGTGA